A region from the Candidatus Magasanikbacteria bacterium genome encodes:
- a CDS encoding thrombospondin type 3 repeat-containing protein gives MDNIEGQNNKLNRTQKTGFVLLFVFTLLVVGLGFLQMRNTIYSPFVVKVENNQGKIGVSDENTKLQNIDTDRDGINDYEELYFYETSPYLPDTDSDGIGDKEEITAGTDPNCPESEVCEEVYIASSTTNLSPIKNIGSVDASAVQTGGTSIEDLQNILQDPEKVRKLLLDTGQISQEQLDGIDDQTLMSLVEKMLAEESGNITP, from the coding sequence ATGGATAATATAGAAGGTCAAAACAATAAATTAAATCGTACACAAAAGACGGGGTTCGTCTTGTTGTTTGTGTTCACGCTTTTGGTTGTAGGTTTGGGTTTTTTGCAAATGAGAAACACTATTTACAGTCCTTTTGTGGTAAAAGTTGAAAACAATCAAGGTAAAATAGGTGTATCAGATGAAAATACAAAACTTCAAAATATAGACACAGATAGAGATGGTATAAATGATTATGAAGAATTATATTTTTACGAGACTAGTCCATATTTACCAGATACAGATTCAGATGGAATTGGTGATAAAGAAGAAATAACTGCAGGCACAGACCCAAACTGTCCAGAAAGTGAAGTTTGTGAAGAGGTTTATATTGCAAGCTCCACAACAAACCTAAGCCCAATAAAAAATATTGGTTCTGTAGATGCTAGTGCGGTGCAGACAGGGGGTACTAGCATAGAAGACCTACAAAATATATTGCAAGATCCAGAAAAAGTTAGAAAATTATTATTAGATACTGGGCAAATTTCACAAGAGCAATTAGACGGGATAGATGACCAAACGCTAATGAGTTTAGTAGAGAAAATGCTAGCAGAGGAGTCTGGAAATATCACACCATAA
- the cyaB gene encoding class IV adenylate cyclase, translating into MEIEIRAKIKESNAINLVNKLKDLNAIFSQESRQIDIYFKHVSDIDRNLILRIRKTENGNQLTFKSKSKKHDTAWPDVDLELNEPDELESILKNNNYVEVVKIEKTRKTYMLNSFEINIDLIKDLGYFVEIEGRGNEDDRKQIEQKIEELLLKLGTSPTDIIKEGYVPLMIKSQTL; encoded by the coding sequence ATGGAAATAGAAATCAGAGCTAAAATAAAAGAAAGTAATGCAATTAATCTTGTAAATAAATTGAAAGATTTAAATGCAATTTTTTCTCAAGAGTCAAGACAAATTGACATTTATTTTAAACATGTGTCTGATATAGACAGAAATTTAATTCTTCGCATTAGAAAAACAGAAAATGGCAATCAACTAACTTTTAAATCTAAATCTAAAAAACATGATACAGCATGGCCAGATGTTGACTTAGAATTAAATGAGCCTGATGAGTTAGAAAGTATTTTAAAAAATAATAATTATGTTGAAGTTGTTAAGATAGAAAAGACAAGGAAAACATATATGTTAAACTCATTTGAAATTAATATTGATTTGATAAAAGATCTTGGTTATTTTGTTGAGATAGAAGGCAGGGGTAACGAGGATGATAGAAAGCAGATTGAACAAAAAATAGAAGAACTACTCCTTAAGTTAGGTACTAGTCCTACAGACATTATTAAAGAGGGGTATGTGCCTTTAATGATTAAATCGCAAACTTTATAA
- the prfB gene encoding peptide chain release factor 2: protein MKEEVKQLQELKEKVENTWELLKIDNLKVEQEKLEQKMQSPDFWSDAENAKNVSKRYDGVKQEVEVWEKMKNEINELLEFGNELENSPDEELQEDLKNRTKDLFTKFEKLEFYLLLGEKYDKGNAILTFSAGSGGTEAQDWAEMIRRMVMRFAEDKGWKVEMIDESRGSEAGIKSCMIRIEGRYAYGYLQALSGTHRLVRISPFDAEKMRHTSFASIEIIPEIDEEIDLEIDPKDLRIDTFMSGGKGGQSVNTTYSAVRIVHLPTNITVQCQNERSQLQNKDTAMKVLQSKLQKLKEEELKKEKQELRGEYKSAEWGNQIISYVLHPYKMVKDLRSKYETVDTEKVLNGELIELAEAYLRWKKGEKQNK from the coding sequence ATGAAAGAAGAGGTAAAACAACTTCAGGAGCTAAAAGAAAAAGTTGAAAATACTTGGGAGCTTTTGAAAATAGACAATTTAAAAGTAGAGCAGGAAAAATTGGAGCAGAAAATGCAAAGTCCTGATTTTTGGTCTGACGCAGAAAATGCAAAGAATGTTTCAAAAAGATATGATGGAGTAAAACAAGAAGTGGAAGTTTGGGAGAAAATGAAAAATGAAATAAATGAACTTCTTGAGTTTGGAAATGAGCTAGAAAATAGTCCAGACGAAGAACTTCAAGAAGATTTGAAAAACCGAACAAAAGATTTGTTCACCAAATTTGAAAAGTTGGAATTCTATTTATTGCTTGGCGAAAAATATGACAAGGGAAATGCAATATTAACTTTTAGTGCAGGAAGCGGAGGTACAGAAGCTCAAGATTGGGCAGAAATGATACGCAGAATGGTAATGCGTTTTGCAGAAGACAAGGGTTGGAAAGTGGAAATGATAGACGAGTCTCGTGGATCTGAAGCTGGAATAAAATCTTGTATGATTAGAATTGAAGGGCGATACGCTTACGGATATTTGCAGGCTTTGAGTGGTACGCACAGATTGGTTCGTATTTCACCTTTCGATGCAGAAAAAATGCGCCATACTTCTTTTGCATCAATTGAAATAATTCCAGAAATAGATGAGGAAATAGACCTGGAAATTGATCCAAAAGATTTGCGAATAGATACATTTATGTCTGGCGGAAAAGGTGGGCAAAGTGTAAATACAACTTATAGTGCGGTTCGTATAGTCCATCTTCCAACAAACATTACAGTACAATGCCAAAACGAACGCTCTCAACTTCAAAACAAAGATACCGCAATGAAGGTGTTGCAATCAAAACTTCAGAAATTAAAAGAAGAGGAGTTGAAAAAAGAAAAGCAAGAATTGCGAGGTGAATACAAAAGTGCTGAATGGGGAAATCAGATAATTTCTTATGTTTTGCATCCTTACAAAATGGTAAAAGATTTGCGTTCAAAATATGAAACCGTAGATACAGAAAAAGTATTAAATGGTGAATTAATAGAACTTGCAGAAGCGTATTTAAGATGGAAAAAGGGAGAAAAGCAGAATAAGTAG
- a CDS encoding PrgI family protein yields the protein MPQQFVVPQFIDVEDKIFGPVTTRQFLILLVTALILFIIFKLADIVLFGLLTLLLGGFSLVVAFVKVNGQAFHYFILNIFQTLKKPGLRVWKKDYSKEDLEYLRKFGMKEEIEEEQKKEITTHRKIRDLSLIVNTGGFYKGEE from the coding sequence ATGCCCCAGCAATTTGTAGTCCCACAATTTATAGATGTAGAAGACAAAATTTTTGGTCCAGTCACAACTAGACAATTCTTGATTTTGTTGGTGACTGCACTGATACTTTTTATTATTTTTAAACTTGCTGATATTGTTTTATTTGGTTTGCTAACTTTACTTTTGGGTGGTTTTTCACTCGTTGTGGCTTTTGTAAAAGTAAATGGTCAGGCTTTTCATTATTTTATATTAAATATTTTTCAAACACTAAAAAAGCCTGGGTTGCGTGTGTGGAAAAAAGATTATTCAAAAGAAGATTTGGAATATTTGAGAAAATTTGGAATGAAAGAAGAAATAGAAGAAGAGCAGAAAAAAGAAATAACAACACATAGAAAAATTAGAGACCTATCCCTAATTGTAAACACGGGTGGGTTTTATAAAGGAGAAGAATAA
- a CDS encoding GreA/GreB family elongation factor, whose translation MCQRNGVGGSKLEDNKDTVFVIGITTPIARKLLLKEVGEVIELSVRSTICEWEILEIK comes from the coding sequence TTGTGTCAAAGAAATGGTGTTGGCGGAAGTAAACTTGAAGACAATAAAGACACTGTCTTTGTGATTGGAATAACAACTCCGATTGCCAGAAAGCTTTTACTAAAGGAAGTTGGAGAAGTTATAGAACTTTCTGTAAGAAGTACTATCTGTGAGTGGGAAATTCTAGAAATCAAGTAG
- a CDS encoding AAA family ATPase: protein MEGVDGVGKTTLAKKLEEELGYYYLYTMLELFKSIRLRVELLKYPEVRFYFYITCVIAFQKELATLLNAGHKVFADRYIYSIIIMHKVMGVIVDCVDINLLPIITPNISILLTCDPRERNRRIWKREIKKQKYTHLDEFVLNRAQLYFMSLKNVFYVIDTTKKTEESVFNSVKSILNEQQQKVGVL from the coding sequence ATTGAAGGTGTCGACGGAGTTGGAAAAACCACACTAGCTAAAAAACTTGAAGAAGAGCTTGGTTATTATTACTTATACACAATGCTAGAATTATTTAAAAGTATTAGACTACGAGTGGAGTTGCTAAAGTATCCAGAAGTACGATTTTACTTCTATATTACATGTGTTATTGCGTTTCAAAAAGAATTAGCAACATTATTAAATGCAGGACATAAGGTATTTGCTGATCGTTATATATACTCGATAATAATAATGCATAAAGTTATGGGTGTTATTGTTGATTGTGTTGATATCAATTTACTTCCTATAATAACACCTAACATAAGTATACTACTTACCTGTGACCCACGAGAACGAAATAGAAGAATTTGGAAACGCGAAATTAAAAAACAAAAATATACCCATCTAGATGAGTTTGTATTAAATAGAGCACAATTATATTTCATGTCTCTTAAAAACGTGTTTTATGTAATAGATACAACGAAAAAGACTGAAGAAAGTGTTTTCAATTCTGTTAAATCAATATTGAATGAACAACAGCAAAAAGTAGGTGTATTATGA
- a CDS encoding TraC family protein, whose amino-acid sequence MVKNKKSKKSKKPASQSYLPIAQIKDGVVVLKDGTMRSVLLVSSINFALKSEDEQNALISSYASFLNSLEYPLQVVIQSRKLQIQPYIENLLKMQKEQTNELLKAQIGDYGSFISELVDIGEIMSKRFYVVVPYDPLSNKKKSFWSRFQEAVKPVTSIRLKGERFDKRKEDLSSRVRQVVSGLGSMGLQVAELDTQALVELYYSTYNPDIAYAQQLQDINKIQVEQI is encoded by the coding sequence ATGGTTAAAAATAAAAAAAGTAAAAAAAGTAAAAAACCAGCAAGTCAGTCTTATCTTCCTATTGCACAGATAAAAGACGGTGTTGTTGTTTTGAAAGACGGGACAATGCGTTCTGTACTTTTGGTTTCAAGTATCAATTTTGCGCTTAAATCTGAAGATGAGCAAAATGCACTGATTTCTTCTTATGCTAGTTTTTTGAATTCTTTGGAATATCCTTTGCAGGTTGTAATTCAGTCTAGAAAATTGCAAATTCAGCCATATATAGAAAATTTGCTAAAAATGCAAAAAGAACAGACAAATGAATTGCTGAAAGCACAGATAGGTGACTACGGATCTTTTATAAGTGAATTGGTGGATATAGGAGAGATAATGTCCAAGCGTTTTTATGTGGTGGTTCCGTATGATCCGCTATCAAATAAGAAGAAAAGTTTTTGGTCTAGATTTCAAGAAGCTGTAAAACCGGTAACATCGATAAGGTTGAAAGGTGAGAGATTTGATAAAAGAAAAGAAGACTTGTCATCGCGCGTTCGGCAGGTAGTTTCTGGACTGGGAAGTATGGGCTTGCAGGTTGCGGAGCTAGATACACAGGCTTTGGTAGAGCTTTATTATTCAACATATAATCCTGATATAGCTTATGCGCAACAACTTCAGGATATAAATAAGATTCAAGTTGAACAGATTTAA
- the rsmA gene encoding 16S rRNA (adenine(1518)-N(6)/adenine(1519)-N(6))-dimethyltransferase RsmA → MDTDLYKPSKLKEICEECGLRPSKSYGQNYLVSPHPIEKMVEAGELDKNDIVIEVGPGFGVLTFAIAPLAKRVIAFEIEKKLEKYWEEKQKENKNIEIIWGNVLKKLPIFLKENKIEEYKVMANLPYQITSHILRTFFELENKPKSITIMVQKEVGQRILAKRGNMNLLALSVQFFGDPRIVAKVASGSFWPKPKVDSAVLHITNIGEVENVDEFFRLAKAGFASKRKQLWRNLSNTIDLPRERIKEILKDLTGTEKVRAQDLSLGEWKVLVEKMKNFVK, encoded by the coding sequence ATGGACACAGATTTATATAAACCAAGTAAATTGAAAGAAATTTGCGAAGAGTGCGGACTTAGACCAAGTAAATCTTATGGTCAAAATTATCTGGTTTCACCACATCCAATAGAAAAAATGGTAGAGGCGGGAGAGTTAGATAAAAATGATATTGTAATAGAGGTTGGTCCTGGGTTTGGAGTTTTAACTTTTGCGATTGCTCCGTTGGCGAAAAGGGTTATAGCTTTTGAAATAGAAAAAAAGTTAGAAAAATATTGGGAAGAAAAACAGAAAGAAAATAAAAATATAGAAATAATTTGGGGGAATGTTTTAAAAAAATTGCCAATATTTTTGAAGGAAAATAAAATTGAAGAATATAAAGTTATGGCAAATTTACCATATCAAATAACTTCACACATTTTGCGCACTTTTTTTGAATTAGAAAACAAACCAAAAAGTATAACAATAATGGTACAAAAAGAAGTTGGACAAAGAATTTTGGCAAAAAGAGGTAATATGAATTTGCTTGCACTTTCTGTTCAGTTTTTTGGTGATCCAAGAATTGTTGCGAAAGTCGCATCGGGTTCTTTTTGGCCAAAACCAAAGGTGGATTCCGCAGTTTTACATATTACAAACATAGGAGAAGTGGAAAATGTAGACGAGTTTTTTAGGCTTGCAAAAGCAGGTTTTGCAAGTAAAAGAAAACAGCTTTGGAGAAATTTAAGCAATACTATAGATTTACCAAGAGAAAGAATAAAAGAAATTTTAAAAGATTTAACTGGAACAGAAAAAGTGAGAGCACAAGATTTGAGTTTGGGAGAATGGAAAGTTTTGGTTGAAAAAATGAAAAATTTTGTAAAGTAA
- a CDS encoding radical SAM protein, with product MKNILSELEKQGRIVYKVLKTIRVKLHTPCQFSCHFCHMEGNQYSTPIDDIEKLITILDKFRREMNISEVHFTGGEPSIHPNVIKYIKRCKQEGFDVKMTTNGVTYLDRYLECIESGLSSLNVSLHTLNPTSLSNTMEPPRSIRWGQKTIITTQFLFLKEISSLISVKVNTCVGSNELDALEIAEFCETNNLEWRAMNQLGIPKESYASLSRMSTTLKAVPVEAIVTNGSSSFSITMRVESGFIFKIKLIRPFMLASICNNCSLEQNGECHEYVYGPRLEKEGDRLKVRSCLHRQKEPFVLPFEDFFQHRIFSEFKEHLLKK from the coding sequence ATGAAAAATATACTGTCTGAACTTGAGAAACAAGGTAGGATTGTATATAAAGTATTGAAAACAATTCGTGTTAAATTGCACACACCTTGTCAATTTAGTTGTCATTTTTGCCACATGGAAGGCAATCAGTATTCAACACCCATAGATGATATAGAAAAATTGATAACTATTCTTGATAAGTTTAGACGAGAAATGAATATTAGCGAAGTTCATTTTACTGGTGGTGAGCCTTCAATTCATCCAAACGTAATTAAATACATAAAAAGATGCAAGCAAGAAGGTTTTGATGTAAAAATGACCACAAACGGAGTAACTTATCTTGATCGATATCTTGAATGCATTGAAAGTGGACTGTCAAGCTTAAATGTTAGTTTGCACACATTAAATCCTACTTCTTTGTCTAATACAATGGAACCCCCACGCTCCATTAGATGGGGTCAGAAGACAATTATTACTACACAATTTCTTTTTTTAAAAGAAATATCAAGTTTGATATCTGTTAAGGTTAATACATGTGTTGGCTCAAATGAACTGGATGCACTCGAAATTGCAGAATTCTGTGAGACTAACAATTTAGAGTGGCGTGCCATGAATCAATTGGGTATTCCAAAGGAATCGTATGCTTCGTTAAGTAGAATGAGTACGACACTAAAAGCAGTTCCTGTAGAAGCTATTGTAACAAATGGAAGCTCCTCTTTCTCAATAACCATGAGAGTAGAAAGTGGCTTTATCTTTAAAATAAAATTAATTAGACCTTTCATGCTTGCAAGTATTTGTAATAACTGTTCACTTGAGCAAAATGGTGAATGCCATGAGTATGTTTATGGACCAAGATTAGAAAAAGAAGGTGACAGGCTGAAGGTAAGAAGTTGTTTGCATAGGCAAAAAGAACCTTTTGTATTACCTTTTGAAGATTTTTTTCAGCATAGAATTTTTTCTGAATTTAAAGAACACCTCTTAAAGAAATAA
- a CDS encoding threonylcarbamoyl-AMP synthase, which translates to MKIIKEKDISIKEIVKALQSGKVIVYPTETSYGFGVDATNKEAVNKIFKIKQRQKGKPVLVVMPNIHMAMEYVEWSEKLDELAQKYWPGPLTVVVPTKNNHNLASGVVAGDNTLAFRISSHPLVAELTQKLGKPIVSTSANLASQNDPYDAQEIISIFEKEENKPDIIIDAGELPEESPSTIIRLLNGELEVLRQGQVKMNR; encoded by the coding sequence ATGAAAATAATAAAAGAAAAAGACATTTCAATAAAAGAAATAGTAAAAGCTTTGCAGAGTGGTAAAGTGATTGTTTATCCTACGGAAACTTCATATGGTTTTGGAGTAGATGCTACAAACAAAGAAGCTGTAAATAAAATTTTTAAAATTAAACAAAGACAAAAAGGAAAACCTGTTTTGGTCGTGATGCCAAATATTCATATGGCAATGGAATATGTAGAATGGAGTGAAAAATTGGATGAATTGGCACAAAAATATTGGCCAGGTCCGCTTACAGTTGTAGTGCCAACAAAAAATAATCACAATTTGGCGTCTGGGGTTGTGGCAGGTGATAACACTCTTGCATTTAGAATTTCTAGCCATCCACTTGTCGCAGAATTGACACAAAAACTTGGAAAGCCAATTGTCTCAACATCTGCAAATTTGGCATCTCAAAATGATCCGTACGACGCACAAGAAATTATAAGTATTTTTGAAAAAGAAGAAAATAAACCAGATATAATAATTGATGCAGGAGAATTGCCAGAAGAGAGTCCTTCAACTATAATAAGATTGTTAAATGGTGAGTTAGAAGTTTTAAGACAAGGACAAGTGAAGATGAATCGCTAG
- a CDS encoding M23 family metallopeptidase produces MKTKKAFLCIFSCFLFFSCEFLDYKEKDGILPQIDDGKGGNYFEDTGELTSSGTNFEAPWAPGDEWNYGGGWCSNVNNPKYESSAHFVGKKDRNCIDINYINKGNSDLGMPFFAVFDGCVVKNELSGGYGNLLIIQSSEDKNIQFKMGHHDEISFLKVGECVKKGQIISYCGSKGDSTFAHGHYCIEEKQNGVYSSIPFNKIGEHDYSEKDCLKGDIINIKSTNDFEFKRIEEEFGTNFFGDILYNNLGYRGIHWYYDFVVNGSTSFSSTNQNNVLIQDWQNYTENRRSAIVYDVLHGARRGYVVHSGFVEDPNHGWLQDSSGVNTSGPRSKLGVPLSNEFVENGRTYQNFMFGYLSWKYGYGVSYQEYPTDGYPVGEVSLDLANDTKTLTEKIKVQDYQYAVNWSKKFSYLFVDAYNKSQKDGYWPGFTVYNNVTNEAAVDYIYSYPNYYKYFIQEFYNSHKAFLKNSTIIYDPNNNTSLITNNSEILGGDNKAYVVKGGFWNLYKQIYINGQDAFDFCGAPVMGESRDVPYWVQEKAGGVKSYQIFERCFLTWGITQNINVYIYNGGLFDCYNFTENVNNPTNYIVSQCDILEPCTENEGQYNADLGDYCDEFQQLYCWDAQTCDGSGYFSPDIWSPVLPEEFPPKCVSSYGLEIQYPESWECCCGFPIDWDGSGGNNCVEKWGEYGDVELVGTAPDLEPEPEPDPPPPTQEPEPNPPAPEPEINCPRTCLPGMKFQCWDMLSCENYGSGYGSPPLWTSDCYSDTPPNCGNWSGEQDKKPTYWQCCCGYDIEWMDGQNNACRSSVYNSFN; encoded by the coding sequence ATGAAAACAAAAAAAGCGTTTCTGTGTATTTTTAGCTGTTTTTTATTTTTTAGCTGTGAATTTCTAGATTACAAAGAAAAAGATGGGATTTTACCACAAATAGATGATGGAAAAGGTGGAAACTATTTTGAGGATACCGGAGAATTGACTTCTTCTGGGACTAATTTTGAGGCACCTTGGGCTCCTGGAGATGAGTGGAATTATGGTGGTGGTTGGTGTTCAAATGTTAATAATCCTAAATATGAAAGTAGCGCTCATTTTGTAGGTAAAAAAGATAGAAACTGTATTGATATAAATTATATTAATAAAGGTAATAGTGATTTGGGAATGCCTTTTTTTGCAGTTTTCGATGGTTGTGTTGTAAAAAATGAATTAAGTGGTGGTTATGGAAATTTATTGATTATTCAATCTTCTGAAGATAAAAATATTCAGTTCAAAATGGGTCATCACGATGAGATTAGTTTTTTAAAGGTTGGCGAATGTGTAAAAAAAGGTCAAATAATTAGTTATTGTGGCTCTAAGGGGGATTCTACTTTTGCACATGGTCATTATTGTATTGAAGAAAAACAAAACGGAGTTTATTCATCAATTCCATTTAATAAAATTGGTGAACATGATTATAGCGAAAAGGATTGTTTAAAAGGTGATATTATAAACATAAAATCAACAAACGACTTCGAATTCAAAAGAATAGAAGAGGAATTTGGCACAAACTTTTTTGGTGATATTTTGTATAATAATTTAGGTTATAGAGGAATTCATTGGTATTACGATTTTGTTGTAAATGGAAGCACATCATTTTCATCAACAAACCAAAATAATGTCCTAATTCAAGATTGGCAAAATTACACAGAAAATCGTCGCTCGGCGATTGTCTACGATGTACTTCATGGTGCTCGCAGGGGTTATGTTGTTCACTCTGGTTTTGTAGAAGATCCAAACCACGGTTGGCTTCAAGATTCAAGCGGTGTAAACACCTCGGGTCCTCGCTCAAAACTTGGCGTTCCATTATCAAATGAATTTGTAGAAAATGGAAGAACTTATCAAAACTTTATGTTTGGGTATCTGAGTTGGAAATATGGTTATGGTGTGTCTTATCAGGAGTATCCTACAGATGGATATCCTGTTGGTGAAGTCTCACTGGACTTGGCAAATGATACAAAAACTCTAACAGAAAAAATAAAAGTACAAGATTATCAATATGCAGTAAATTGGAGTAAAAAGTTTTCTTATCTTTTTGTAGACGCTTACAACAAAAGTCAAAAAGATGGATATTGGCCAGGGTTTACAGTTTATAATAATGTTACAAATGAGGCGGCTGTGGATTATATTTATAGTTATCCAAATTACTATAAGTATTTTATTCAGGAATTTTACAATTCGCACAAGGCTTTTTTGAAAAATTCTACAATAATTTATGACCCAAATAATAACACCAGTTTAATTACAAATAATTCAGAAATTTTAGGTGGAGATAACAAAGCTTATGTTGTTAAAGGTGGGTTTTGGAATTTGTATAAACAAATATATATAAACGGGCAAGATGCTTTTGATTTTTGTGGTGCACCAGTAATGGGTGAAAGTAGAGATGTTCCTTATTGGGTTCAAGAAAAAGCTGGAGGAGTCAAATCTTACCAGATTTTTGAAAGATGTTTTTTGACTTGGGGTATTACACAAAATATAAATGTATATATTTATAACGGTGGACTTTTCGATTGTTATAATTTTACGGAAAATGTAAATAACCCAACAAATTATATAGTCTCACAATGTGATATATTAGAGCCTTGCACAGAAAATGAAGGGCAATATAACGCAGATTTGGGTGATTATTGTGATGAATTTCAACAACTTTATTGTTGGGATGCACAAACTTGTGATGGAAGTGGTTATTTTAGTCCAGATATTTGGAGTCCAGTACTTCCAGAAGAATTTCCTCCAAAATGTGTCTCAAGTTATGGTTTAGAAATACAATATCCAGAAAGTTGGGAATGTTGTTGTGGTTTTCCTATAGATTGGGATGGAAGCGGTGGAAATAATTGTGTGGAAAAATGGGGAGAATATGGTGATGTTGAGCTTGTCGGCACAGCACCAGATCTCGAACCTGAACCTGAACCAGATCCACCTCCTCCTACGCAAGAACCAGAACCAAATCCTCCAGCACCTGAACCAGAGATAAACTGTCCTCGAACTTGTCTGCCGGGTATGAAATTTCAATGTTGGGATATGTTGTCGTGTGAAAATTATGGAAGTGGGTATGGATCGCCCCCTCTTTGGACCAGTGATTGTTATTCGGACACTCCTCCAAATTGTGGAAATTGGAGTGGCGAACAAGACAAAAAGCCAACATATTGGCAGTGTTGTTGTGGTTATGATATTGAATGGATGGATGGTCAGAACAATGCTTGTAGGTCTTCTGTTTACAATTCCTTTAATTAA
- a CDS encoding putative glycoside hydrolase, producing MFNCDKCKKYFNKELLKSRKFWFGVSILLIAGSFLTAFSFYFNSSFTEKINEKIGEIVEEEDKKPIKIEAKAIYLTAYSAGSPKKLDAMIDLLEKTELNAVVIDTKDYSGRVLYDSNIEMVNELGLEDDRVGDLRAIIEKLHEKGIYVIARQTVFQDPILAEKKPEWAIKRYGGWLWRDHKGLAWVDPTVKEVWQYNVDIAKESIALGFDEINFDYVRFPSDGNIRAAIYNDLGDRQKHDVMREFYTFLGDELKDESAWISIDMFGFVMERHNGLSIGQRLEDAVDNVDYISPMMYPSHYPSGHLGLINPAANPGPVIENGMKKGAPYFEGKRAQARPWIQAFHMGATYNAARIRAQIDMVEKYSDAGWLLWNASNRYTTAGLKLVE from the coding sequence ATGTTCAATTGCGACAAGTGTAAAAAATATTTTAACAAAGAGTTGTTAAAATCTAGAAAATTTTGGTTTGGAGTTTCTATTCTTTTAATCGCGGGTTCTTTTTTGACTGCTTTTTCTTTTTATTTTAACTCTTCTTTTACAGAAAAAATAAATGAAAAAATAGGTGAAATTGTAGAAGAGGAGGATAAAAAACCAATTAAAATTGAAGCAAAAGCAATTTACCTAACAGCATATTCAGCAGGCTCACCAAAAAAGTTGGATGCAATGATAGATTTGCTAGAAAAAACAGAGTTGAATGCAGTTGTAATTGATACAAAAGATTATAGTGGAAGAGTTTTATATGATAGTAATATTGAAATGGTAAATGAGTTGGGTTTGGAGGACGACAGAGTTGGAGATTTGCGAGCTATAATAGAAAAACTTCACGAAAAAGGAATTTATGTAATAGCACGCCAGACAGTTTTTCAAGATCCAATTTTGGCAGAAAAAAAACCAGAATGGGCAATAAAGCGTTATGGCGGTTGGCTTTGGCGAGATCATAAAGGTCTTGCTTGGGTTGATCCTACAGTTAAAGAAGTTTGGCAGTACAATGTTGATATTGCAAAAGAATCCATTGCTTTGGGATTTGATGAAATTAATTTTGATTATGTTCGTTTTCCATCCGACGGAAATATTCGTGCAGCCATTTACAATGATTTGGGCGACAGACAAAAACACGATGTAATGCGTGAATTTTATACATTTTTGGGGGATGAGTTAAAAGATGAGTCAGCTTGGATTTCAATAGATATGTTTGGTTTTGTAATGGAGCGCCACAATGGACTTTCAATCGGTCAAAGATTGGAAGATGCTGTGGATAATGTTGATTATATTTCACCTATGATGTATCCATCTCACTATCCTTCTGGGCATTTGGGACTGATAAATCCAGCAGCAAATCCAGGACCAGTGATAGAAAATGGAATGAAAAAAGGAGCTCCTTATTTTGAAGGTAAGCGCGCGCAAGCTCGCCCATGGATCCAAGCTTTTCATATGGGTGCTACTTACAATGCAGCTAGAATTCGTGCGCAAATAGATATGGTAGAAAAGTATAGCGATGCTGGTTGGTTGCTTTGGAATGCATCAAATAGGTATACAACAGCAGGACTGAAATTGGTTGAATAG